From Syntrophorhabdaceae bacterium:
CTGCCGATACGCGGATCAACACCGAAAAGATCTATCCCTCAAGCAGGCTTATAACCTCCATCACGGGTGTGCCTGTGCAGCCCAACAAGGCAATCGTCGGCGCCAATGCCTTTGCCCACGAATCAGGGATCCACCAGGACGGCCTTTTGAAAGCAAAGCTTACCTACGAGATCATGACGCCGGAGTCTGTCGGGATCGCGAAAAGTTCCCTTATCCTTGGCAAACACTCCGGCAGACACGCATTCCGGGAGAGGATCGAGGCGCTCGGTTACGACTTGAGCGACAACGAACTGAACCTCGCCTTTAAGAGGTTCAAAACGCTTTCCGATATGAAAAAGAACGTCTACGACGAAGACATTGAGATGATTATCATGGACGAAATCTATAAGATACCGGAAAGATACAAACTCGTTTATCTCAATGTGAGCTGCGGGAATGTTACTATCCCCACTGCTACCGTCAAACTGGAAGTGGATGAAAACGTATTGCAGGATGTCGGGGTCGGCGACGGGCCTGTCGATGCCGCCTACAAGATCATCAAGAGGCTCGTCAAGACGACCAGCAGGCTTGTCAAGTTCTCCGTGAATTCCATTACCAGGGATATGGACGCCCAGGGAGAGGTCTTTGTCAAGGTCGAAGAAAAAGGGCTCACGGCCATCGGAAAGGGCGCTGACACGGATATTATTGTGGCAAGCGCCAGGGCATACATCAATGCCCTCAACAGACTTGAATATATGAAAACTAAAATGGTTGAGGTGAAATAATGGGCATGACAATAACGGAAAAGATACTCGCATCACACGCCGGGAAGGATTTCGTGGAGCCGGGCGAGATCATCGACGCGCAGATCGACCTTGCCCTTGCCAACGACATTACCGCTCCGCTGTCACTTGAGGAGTTTGAAAAGGTTGGCGCGAAAAGCGTTTTTGATCCCGAAAAGGTTGTCCTGGTCATGGACCATTTCACCCCCAACAAGGACATCCTGTCAGCAGAGAACTGCAAGAAGATCAGGGAATTCGCCATGGAACAAAAGATCACACATTTCTATGAAGGGGGAAACTGCGGCATCGAACACGCCCTCCTCCCTGAACAGGGTCTTGTAGTTGCCGGCGACCTCGTCATCGGGGCGGACAGCCACACCTGCACGTACGGCGCCCTGGGGGCCTTCGCGACAGGCGTGGGGAGCACCGACCTTACCTACGGCATGGTAAAGGGCCGGATATGGTTCAAGGTACCGGAAAGCATCAGGTTCCATTGCTACGGGAAATGGTCAAAGTGGGTGACAGGAAAAGACCTTATACTCCACATCATCGGTATGATAGGTGTGGACGGGGCGCTCTATTCAGCCATGGAATTCGATGGAGAAGCCATCTCGGCCCTCTCCATGGATTCACGCTTTACCATCGCGAACATGGCAATCGAGGCGGGCGGTAAGAACGGCGTATTCAGGGTCGATGATAAAACCATTAACTACATGAAGGCCCACAGTAAAAAACCATACAGGATCTTCGAAAGCGACCCCGACGCGAAGTACCGGCAGGTCTTTGAGATCGACGCATCGAAGATCGAGCTTAACGTCGCGTGTCCGTCACTGCCTTCGAACGTGAAAAGCGCCCGTGAGCTGGGAGATATCGACATAGACCAGGTTATCATCGGCTCATGTACAAACGGGAGGATCTCCGACCTGGAAGCGGCCGCACAGGTATTTGAAGGCAACAAAGTCTCCGGGCATACGCGCTGCATCATCATCCCCGCCACGCCAAAGATCTACCGTCAGGCCATGGGAGAGGGCTA
This genomic window contains:
- a CDS encoding 2-isopropylmalate synthase; translation: MSDRVYIFDTTLRDGEQSPGNTMNTQEKLRVAKQLEILGVDIIEAGFPIASEGDFDAVRQIAGSIKNSEVAGLARANNEDIDRAWGAIKDAAKPRIHTFISTSDIHLKYQLKKNRDEVLKIAVNSVKRAKKYTPNVEFSAMDATRSDRDYLCRMFAEVINAGAVTINVPDTVGYAVPEEFGALIRYIVENVPNISQARISVHCHNDLGLAVANSLAAIMNGARQVECTVNGIGERAGNASLEEIAMTLRTRKDIFPADTRINTEKIYPSSRLITSITGVPVQPNKAIVGANAFAHESGIHQDGLLKAKLTYEIMTPESVGIAKSSLILGKHSGRHAFRERIEALGYDLSDNELNLAFKRFKTLSDMKKNVYDEDIEMIIMDEIYKIPERYKLVYLNVSCGNVTIPTATVKLEVDENVLQDVGVGDGPVDAAYKIIKRLVKTTSRLVKFSVNSITRDMDAQGEVFVKVEEKGLTAIGKGADTDIIVASARAYINALNRLEYMKTKMVEVK
- the leuC gene encoding 3-isopropylmalate dehydratase large subunit is translated as MGMTITEKILASHAGKDFVEPGEIIDAQIDLALANDITAPLSLEEFEKVGAKSVFDPEKVVLVMDHFTPNKDILSAENCKKIREFAMEQKITHFYEGGNCGIEHALLPEQGLVVAGDLVIGADSHTCTYGALGAFATGVGSTDLTYGMVKGRIWFKVPESIRFHCYGKWSKWVTGKDLILHIIGMIGVDGALYSAMEFDGEAISALSMDSRFTIANMAIEAGGKNGVFRVDDKTINYMKAHSKKPYRIFESDPDAKYRQVFEIDASKIELNVACPSLPSNVKSARELGDIDIDQVIIGSCTNGRISDLEAAAQVFEGNKVSGHTRCIIIPATPKIYRQAMGEGYFDIFLDAGCIISPPTCGPCLGGHMGILAKGERAVATTNRNFIGRMGHPQSEVYLAGPAVAAASAIKGRIAHPEEI